The genomic interval TGGCGCTCTCTCATGGCAGAGGCATTTAATCACTGCACTGTTGGGATTGCATAGCTTGTCATCACGTTGTGCTTTATTTCCCTAATGTGCATATGGCCCTGCACATATGGCTTAACCTGACCCATTAGATTATAACAGAAATTACATCACAGTCTAGAGCAGTGCCACGGCAGAGTTGCACTAGTTCTTCAGGGTTGGCACCATCCCTGGTATCTAGGAGAGAAATGCATGAGTGAATTGCAGTCTTGTGTGCTACCTTTCGCTTTTCAAGGCAGTTGAAGAGGAAAGCTGGCATCAGACTAGTCAGATGATAGCAGATGGCTGATAtgcagagcagcactctaatgCAGTCTGATCATGTATTAAATTTCCACGTCTCTGATGCAGCGCACTGGCACTGCAAAGCATAATCTTATGATTGAGCATTTTTAGACCACATAGCAGCGTGAGGGAGGGGGAAATGGTTTTCGTAGAGCCTGGACGGCAGTCCACACTGATTGGTTCTGTGGTCATAGTAGCGTGACCTAATGTTAGTAATAGGCCACTAGAAAAAAATGCTGACACGCTCTCTCTGGAAAGCAAACATGTATACATTAGCCATTCCCGTAACATAAGGCGGTTTCGTTAATGACTAATATCAGTACAGTACCGTGCTCAGTGAAGTACAATACGTTGTCCTTCAGTAAGTGTGCTTCTTTACCAACCTCTATACTTTTCCTCTTAGAACAATGAGTCATCTATTTGATTTGGtcagtttatatatatatagagataaTGTTTGTGATAACTGATCTCAGTGCAGTTCTAGGAGTTCATTTGATGAGTTTATGACTTTCATTTCTCATTCTCCCATTATGAGAAACATGGAGGAAGCTCAGTAAAGAGACACCAGGAGTCTGATGTCTTAGGATACTCATACTCTATACATAAAGTAAAGCTAAAGAAAGACAGCATCCCATCAGAATCCAGAATGCAGTGCTGAGCTAAGCCTGCTAGCCCCCTCCCTTATCCAGTGTAATACTACGCTTCTGGAACACAGAGATTCATCGACAGAGCTGTCAACCCACCTATGACAGATCTTCTGCCTCATTGTTCTAAACCCCAATCTAGGTCACAGATCTGATTCAGGACCAgtggcgtatgtgtgtgtgtgtgttttatgccagcatcttgcatgcacaggaatggattactgcacgggcctaccgggcccaggcccaggggcccaagggatCAGGGGGTCCTTaggcccaagcctttgcatggaatcattgcctcattatcaacaaatcaggatgtaggctatgaatctgattgaattaaagtattggccatccccaaaatgcaccagaatacaggaaatcacatcaaacaaataaaaaaaattctgggggaggacccccaaacccccctcacatatgcaacaattagtggggggcccgtAATGCATCTTGGCCCAGGGGCCAGAAaattcataatccgcccatgtgcATGCATCAAGGCATTGGTGACCACTTGTCTTTTTTTCAGTGTTTGGCATGGTGCCTGTTGTGGCCTGGGCAGAATGGCCCTCTCCTGCTCTGAGCCTCTGGAGGAAAACAACTGAATGAAAGCACTGAGGGGAGCAAATGAAGCAGCAGAGGAGAGCAaatgaagcagagagagagagagtgtgtgtgtgtgtgtgtgtgtgtgtgtcgtgaagGCTGCATCTCATCTCTTTCCTCAGGCTACACAGCAGCACCATGCCCCTGGagggtgtgtggttgtgtgagtgagtgtgtatttgtgtgtgtgtgtgtgtgtgtgtgtgtgtgtggttggggggggggggagtcacaGAGGCGTGAGGACAGGTCTCAGCTCGCCTTGAGCGGAGTTGGGTCCTCACGCCTGTTGTCATGGCGTGCTCCCCAAGGATGGGAAAAAGCACCCTGCTCTCCTCTTGACACGCTTCTCGAATCAGACCAGAGAGCACTCTAATGCTGTGACcttacagacataaacacacacacacacatatacatgacCAGAATCATTTCACTGTGATTCCACAAGAAGAGAAGACACTTATTAAAACATTCTGAAACATAACATAAAACCAGTTCTATCATTTCATTGCCCCaagtagaaaaataaataacaggTCAGGAATGGAACTTCTTTTCACCCTTTTTCCTGTAAAAACTACATATGTCTGACAGACATTGGCACTTCTATAATTCACATGGCACAAAGACTTGAGCCTTTGCTCTAAAGTGCTCTGGAACCTAATCTACCTGCTAACAGAGATCTATCCCAAAACCACACTCACTCAGCGTCCCCTTAGCTGGAGATAAGTCTGGCCACGCTGCCGTGGATCTGCGCCTGGATGGGGCCGCACTCCACCTGCTCCCCGTCCACGGTGAGCGCCCCCTGGGTGGAGAGGGGCTCCAGTCTCAGGGCACGCACCTGGCGGTACACCAGCTGGGGGCATTCACAGGCCATGTGCGTGCCTTTCTCCATGGCCAGGAAGAGGCGCAGCAGGGCTGCCCGCGAGACCCCCTCCAGCACGTAGTAGAGGTGGATGCAGCCGTCCTGGGTACGCGCCTCCGGGGCGGCCTGCAGGTCCTCGGCCAGGTAGGACTGGTACATGGCCAGCATCAGAATAAAGCCCGTCTCCGGGACTTGCGTCCAGTCCGCGGGCACCGGCTCATCCAGAGGGGACAGGAGAGAGTCCGGTGGGCCCTTGATTAGGGATGTGGTCTGGTCAGAGCCGGCCTGGAGGAGCTTGATGGCGTTGTTGGAGGCGTTGTGGAGAGTGTTGTTGTCGTTGGGCGATGGGCTGCTGCTGTGGACGGAGTTTTCGGGGCAGAGGGCACTGCAGGGCGGAGAGGAGTCCGTCAGCGGTCCGCACGACATGGCCGAGCAGAAGGATGAGTTGGGGGAGTCGGgcggagaggtggagggagaggagtcGTTATCGGACGAGATGCTGGACGTGGAAGCCACCAGTCTGGCCACTCTGCCCTCCTGCTCCGCGGCTGGCTCCTGGTGGACGGGCAGGAAGGCCAGGCGGCCGCGGTAGGAGCGCAGCGACGCCAGCCGCACCAGCGTGCCCAGCAGGAAGCGCAGGGCGCCCGCCTGCCGGTAGCGCTCGCTCTCAATGTCCACGTCGGCCACAAAGCCCCAGGCCAGCGCCAGGAATGAGAAGAGGCGCTGGCCCGAGGCCAGGTGGACCGACACCAGGTCCATCGGAGACAGCAGGCCCTTGCACAGCAGGAAGCCGCAGCTGACCAGCAACTCCTCGCCCAACAGCATCGGGGTCCTGGGGACGGTggggcacagagagagatgaggatgaATACACACTAGAGCCTGACCGATATGGGATTTTAAAGGCCAATACCGACTTCGATATTTCAGGATTTCAAAAACCGATAAACGATAAATCGGctgatatttatttttaacaaacacaatgtaaaaattatatttgtaatatatttttaatatttaGCGCATTGAAAAGTTCTGATCAAGGTGGGATATTGtgtttaaataggcctacctatctGGTATCCTAATGAAAGGCTGTTATACACTAAATTattaaataattattataaATATTAATGAATATAAGCATCAGGTCTCTCAGGCTTCAACCGCACTGCAACCACGACCAAGCTAGAAGGGACGCTTGATGTGAGCGGTTCTGTGCAGAAATACATTGAAAAAACAAGTTGACATAATTTGTGTTTAAAAGGGGAAGTGGAGGCCACATGTTTACTATAAAGTATCAGAAATAGGGTGACCACCAACCAGACCACACCAACTAGGAGGACAGGTTGTGTCTAAAGGTGGGGACAAATTGGCCAAGATGAGGACACCTCTCAATTTCTGGTTCTGGAGGGAGCCACACTGGTATGCTGTCGATGTAGTCTATCTATATTGCAACTagaatactgtaggcctaccgcATAGCGGAACATAATATGACTGATGCACGGTGCTGCATGTACTTATCTGAAGAAAATGAATCACACTACACTCACACAACTTCTCTGCATCACCTACTTTTACAACGTCTTGTAAACTGCAGTAAGAATGCAACATGCTCTTCCCTTGGTTGCTCAGTTGTTGAAACTCACATTTTTGCTTTTGTATacatgtacatttcacaaaataTGAGTATTCCATGTCAGCCCAGTGGGGccacatgcccaccaagtttcatgtgttTTAGTGTCCTAGGAATCGTTGACCAAgaattgtaaataaataaataaaacattcacaagcTAGCAGTGGGTTATAATAAACCTGTGAGGCTACCAAGATAAACTTCAGCACCCTCTGCTGTCAATCAGACCagaggctgcacacacacaggacagagaggagggaaaacaCAGGAAGGGGTCAACATGAACTAACGGAGATGGAGGGGCACTGGAATGTTCTAGACTAGAGTGACACTGATAttcgcacacagacagactatgAATCAATCACTGAAAGAGAAGGAAGCCGGCgatggaagggtgtgtgtgtgcatgtgggtttgGAAAGAGGGGGACTTGGAAAGAATGTCATCAAATATAACATGGTTGCAAGTGGTGGAAATAGTGAAAGCTACTGTGACAACACCCACTTTGCAtcaatttagatagatagatagatagacagatagatagatagatagatagatagatagatagatagatactttattgatccccaaggagaaattcaagaaattcaaattaaatttaaatgtgctatagagtGTCTTTGTACAGACTGTGGAAGGCAGAAACATCACATTAATGAGCCTCATGCTCACTTGAACACCACTTTGAATATGCATGCTCTGCTTAAAGTCTTGTAAGACAGCCTCGGAACTCTTTTCAGGCTGTCATTCTAATCATAATACCCTCCCCTCCACCTAATCTCACCGGCTATTGTTCTGCCAAACTGTGCCATGACGAGGAGGAGCCCACAGTTAAAGACCTGAGAATACAGGATGGATTAAAACTCTCAGAGCTCCTTTGAGGACACCAAAGAGCGAAGTCACCTTCCTCAGAGCACTCCGCTGGCCTCGGCCAAGTGCTGAAAGTGCAGCGAGTCTTTTTGACAAACGACCCTGTCTCTGGTCTGGGGAGCACATTTATTTGGCCACGGTTGCGCTCCATGCATAGAGATGGCATATTAGTGTCCTCACCCGGAGTAATGGTTGACAGAGGCTGCCAGGGCGTTGCCCGAGCCTCCGGGTAGGATGCCCAGCGGCGTCTGGATGGCCACCTCccagtcctctctctccatcaggcCGTTGACCACCTGGGGGGGCAGCCAGGAGATTGGGGAGAAGTTGCAATGTTTGGACCAGAGAGATTGTTGAGTACACATGAACTGGCACATCAGTGAGAGTTTATTCAAATCTATTCAAACAaaagcaaatacacacacacacacacacacacacacacacacacacacacacacacacacacacacacacacacctcaaaaagCAGCCCATCTCCTGACAGAATCACCAAGGCGTCCCACTGAGACAAATCAGCCTCTCGCACTAGCTCCCGTGCATGGTTCTGGTGCTCTgtcagagaaaagagaaaaagaacagagagagagaaagagagagaggggggggggggagagaggagacggGGAGATAGTATGTAAGAAATTGAGCACAAAGTACAATGAAAAAAGGGAGGACAGAGATACTGCACTGAAACAAAAAGTGGATGAAAGGACTACGGGGTGATGTGGGGTGAGGGGCAAgggcggtgtgtgtgcgtgtgtgtgtgtatgtgtgtgtgtgtgtgtgtgtgtgtgtgtgtgtgtgtgtgatgaatagaGAAGACTGTGGTGGGAAAGGACCCCagcacccctcccctcctccccatgGGACCCCCAGAGGGGGAGATCAGAGTGATTAGCGTGCCAAACGTGGGATTCGATTTCCTCTTATCAGGGCCGAGCCACAGAGAGCTGTGAGGTGCCAGCAGCTTAGCGCAGCGCGTCCACCGGGGCTGATTTGGGAGTCTGACTAAGAGCAGCGCCGATCGAATTAGTCCGGCTGATTTAATTTTGTCCCCCGCCGTCCTTGGGCGCGTTGGACAGCGGGCACCGTTGATGGGATAAAGACCCTGGAACGGTGGCTTGTTATCCGTCACTCGTTTTCGCGTGGCTCTTGTCAGGCCAGATAAATCCCGACACTTTGAGGAAACCGTCCCTTATTGAAACGCAGCCCATTTAAATAGAcgaaatggacaaaaatacacTGAGAGCTGTTCAGGAATCTCTCAAGGACTACTGCACCTTCAACATTCTACTGAATGATGCTATGCTCACAAAAGAGCGCGTGTGAAAACTGTATACGGCTGTGACATTAGAATAAAGCCTCTGCTCAGTCCTACTTTATCAGAGCCCATTTGTTTACTTTTCCTTTTTCAATTCAGCAGCAATGTAGGTCGCCAGAATGTTTCTCCAATTAAAATAAacactcaccaccaccatcaccaccaccaccaccaccacctccacccagcCCAGAGTCTCACATCTCTTCATGAATATTTACTCACAAACACTGGAATAAATGTGTGGCTCTCTCTGACACGCATGAGGAAATAGCTTCCGCAGCCCTGTCTGAGCAGTGCGCCCTCTGCTAAGTCATCTCTCTCCACAAGGTGagagtttattttgttttaagtgagGACAGGCTGTTTGGTATGTATGAGGTGGGAGATAGTTAGCATAGCCGTTCTGCAttactgctgttgctgctgctgctactgacaGGCCCAGATACTGAGGAGAAGAGAGTCCTGCCGATTCAGCTCAACTCAATCGTCCTGCCTTCCCCTCCACTTttctcctctcactcactcctgcctgttctctccatcccctctcctctcctctcacatcTGCAATCCGTTCTTTCCTCTCTATTTCATCTACACTTCTTCGTGCATGTCATCCCCTAAACTCCCCTTTTCTTCTCACCTCTCCTGGTCTCCCATACTGCTGACTCACCCGTCATGGTAAGGGTGCAACGGCTCACACTAATTACTTTAGAAGAAATTAATCCTAACACCGTGAACGGATGAAAATGAACAAACTCAACATTCTATTAACAATTATAGAATGGCAAAGCTGAGCGGGGTGACAAATTGCATAGCTGCTGACTGACTGACCACTAAGGCCTTGGGAGATGGGGGTGGGGCggggctgggctgggcagcAGACGCagggcagctctctctctctgtggtgctCTGAAGCTGCTTGGCGGCAGCTGGCTCATATTTTCTCACTATCAGCGGCGCAGAGTGACCTAAGACGACCCGAGCGGGCGCATTGCATACTGCAGCCGCCTCTTCTATCTCCTGCTACAGCGCATGACAGGACTGCAGGGGAACATCACtgcagagggacacacacacacacacacacacactacacacacacacacacactacacacacacacactcaaacactgacacacacacaaacagacacacacagacacagacacacacacacacacacacacacacacacacagagagagggatgacgTGTGTGAGTCTAATGGCCATTCTCATGTGCAAACCcctgcacacactgcacacaatcATGTATGTGTCATCTGATCCTTATGGTCCTTAAACATGTCCTGTGACACCCTGTGCAAATGTTGATCATATGCAGAGCTGTAAATAATTTCACAGTGAGATGTCACCTCAGCCACTTGAGAATGCATACAAGTGCAGACTCTTTCATATGCTGCTGTGCTGCAAATACTctgccatacacacatgcattttactcacacacacactgacacagacacacacacacatacacacacacacacacacacacacacacacacacacacacacacaaacatgtggggGCTATGCTGGCTCGAacagtatatgtgtctgtgagggAGGCTCTGCTGAATGTGTCTGTGAGGGAGGCTCTGCTGAACAGTATGCGTGTCTGTGAGGGAGGTTCTACTgaacagtatgtgtctgtgagggAGGCTCTGCTGAATGTGTCTGTGAGGGAGGCTCTGCTgaacagtatgtgtctgtgagggAGGCTCTGCTGAACAGTATGCGTGTCTGTGAGGGAGGTTCTGCTgaacagtatgtgtctgtgagggAGGCTCTGCTgaacagtatgtgtctgtgagggAGGCTCTGCTgaacagtatgtgtctgtgagggAGGCTCTGCTGAATGTGTCTGTGAGGGAGGCTCTGCTgaacagtatgtgtctgtgagggAGGCTCTGCTGAAACCAGCAGTGTCAGAAGCAAATGAGCGTAGACAGCCGCCCTCTGCTCCTATGACACCGTGACTTGCATTAAGCCAGcaaactttctctcttcttttcttcttttcacactgctttctctcattctctccacgaccctcttaccccccccacccttctcttcctctcctgtcctgctcccttttccctttctcttctctatTCCCTTCTCTCCACTCTATTGATTCACTACTTCCTTTGCTTTTCTTCTTTCCCCttaactctcctctctctcccctggtgATCtctgacgagagagagagagagagagagggaaagagagggaaagagagagagagaggggaagagagagtgagagagagctgcCCATGTAGAGCATCGCTTCGGTAATTAGACTGTCCTCATTCATTACCATCCAGCTGCTAACCATCCCATGCTGCTGTAGGATCGCAGAAATGGGTAGAGAGCAACATTCTCTCAcatgccctccctctctctctctctttctcaggcaTCCCTCTTTTTTCCAGAGAACTGAACAACACTAAAAGGACGGCAGAAGCTCTAATAGCGGACCAGTAATTTTCCGAAGTAGATGCTACAGTTACAGTAACCCTGTCAGCACGGCGCGCATCTTGAGGGCGCTGAGAGATCTGAGAAGAGAGGACGTGTACATTACAATTGATTTTTAGAGACAAAAagctttccccccccccccccccccccgtccccttTTCTTCAGTGCAGCCACTAGCCCTCAATTGTACAGCCAAAGGGTTACTCAGAGTTCAGTGGATCTGAATGAATTTTTGAGCATTTTTGAAAGGCACTCAGGGCTGGTGGTGGTAGCAGGTTGTTGACAGTCCCATTGATCTCTCATGCCGCCCCATATTATGATTCAGCAACTCCTTTAACCTGCCCCGGTTTGTGATAATACGCCAGGGTCATTCACTGCCACTGGCCTCAATTCAAAAGTAAACGCAGCAGCACAATGGCATTGGCAAGTAAATACTGTAAAAGACAACAGGCACAATACATACTGCTTCTGTTGGTGTAATGAATTACAGACCAGAGTGTGGTAATGATGGCTAGGGTACACAACAGGCTCAAGAGGTATGAAGGTGTGTGGTAGTGGTGAGGCCAGAGTCTACAGTGCCCTACCTGGGAGTGTGCTCTAACCAATGACTAAATACAGTCATTGACTGTAActgtcacactgacacacactgtttcacCCACATCCACTGGCAACgctgggtgtggtttgggagTGTGAAATTGCAGGTATGCGAGTGTCAGCTAGAGGGGGTGCAGTTGCTGAGTTCTGACACAGAAAGTGTATGACATGTGTGAGTGAATCAGAGCTGGGTGTGAGagcaaaaaagtgtgtgtgtgtgtgtgtatatgtgt from Alosa sapidissima isolate fAloSap1 chromosome 3, fAloSap1.pri, whole genome shotgun sequence carries:
- the LOC121705784 gene encoding sphingosine kinase 1-like is translated as MDRDKTEPDPSHHRNGIVGLLYGEFTDILNGKVRCSVSLTDHALTVQKITSSPGQGKVVFDLNDCIGCHAFKGEDNADTAAYFSAYFYPFKRKWLSSAMARQRLEQCFRVALAQDPSANLEEAERWARAIRDASFRHLPRRDGAVYCEVRRPCRLMLLLNPNSGRGQAMSLFTTHIQRMLTEAAVPHTLVITEHQNHARELVREADLSQWDALVILSGDGLLFEVVNGLMEREDWEVAIQTPLGILPGGSGNALAASVNHYSGTPMLLGEELLVSCGFLLCKGLLSPMDLVSVHLASGQRLFSFLALAWGFVADVDIESERYRQAGALRFLLGTLVRLASLRSYRGRLAFLPVHQEPAAEQEGRVARLVASTSSISSDNDSSPSTSPPDSPNSSFCSAMSCGPLTDSSPPCSALCPENSVHSSSPSPNDNNTLHNASNNAIKLLQAGSDQTTSLIKGPPDSLLSPLDEPVPADWTQVPETGFILMLAMYQSYLAEDLQAAPEARTQDGCIHLYYVLEGVSRAALLRLFLAMEKGTHMACECPQLVYRQVRALRLEPLSTQGALTVDGEQVECGPIQAQIHGSVARLISS